The Anoplopoma fimbria isolate UVic2021 breed Golden Eagle Sablefish chromosome 20, Afim_UVic_2022, whole genome shotgun sequence genome includes a window with the following:
- the si:dkey-17m8.1 gene encoding C-Jun-amino-terminal kinase-interacting protein 4 isoform X1 codes for MEYSERVLCGTGEVELDPNIVSEEAGKLYSELQIVIETHGEGVVESLVPIFVWILEGLASCKAQLRDREEEVERERAEREELLERYKAEKSLRKESQERYLELDDQTEQERRAMRGREKERERRGRELEKKAREQADHLMALEEQKVHLNRELSTLRLTHNKLAHTYRELLEKRKDSERDSSLRSHVGLKNNDFSSNQVLSESHVNEKMIQRPHSLSGPPCLEDVVAKKGKAIDIALKPSTDSFINDIISTTPELRQFHSSGNASTPVRPNTKYPQRDEWKTSVEDEIRHVEENERKEEEVQGGERQEKDKEEEVEVEEDDSLEFKLRNNDSVFSELSELSLDYVESVDQGASVRGSADQYEEILSQYEELKVTHELVDSARKALISRVVELTDDRSALQLEVTSLEETASRLEGRMKEKEEETKRLRKELETCQSEDPDASLPTSMRPFSRSEMARVVMEKNQYKQRLFELQEAVRRSQTLRATKDERLTEDKRSSVWRKFNSLFGLSKVPLIPRPVSAFALPTSPSLSRSPLGSPQLPAVSQTHAESASPAALSPRVRRRELYREIRSHIWGSLGKRQMHGWSTPLANTQESHEPVPEPKNVPVLMQLRLLDQRDSTAKLNCAVAVTPEISGEATCSVWVVSGPASCTDITVIDPARSNTVLDQFCLPPTAPALCICAVPPIGDTAGTVWIGTQEGSILVHSAFAGRRRCLQSVSLSEGVHSLMHSQDQVIAGLADGTLAFFSHSSGGWNLQSHYVMPLGTKPLQPIRCCLAKGGRLWVGYWNKVHVVDVVSKKVEQTFSVSERSEQQVRFLCAGGSGVWTSCRLDPILRLFDWSTGRPLQEVDFSALVTKTLGQAFLTLSPLQISSLTVISGRLWVGTGGGAIFSIPLSITSEAVSIPYCSISSAQLCYHGHRQAVRFIIAAPGCLIIPPGSINVTSSQLILSGGEGYVNFRIGDDANEGSVELSQDTTQRSERSQMIIWQNPTPSMPSPAL; via the exons ATGGAGTACAGTGAGAGAGTTCTTTGTGGGACAGGGGAGGTGGAGCTGGACCCCAACATCGTGAGTGAAGAGGCAGGGAAACTGTATTCAGAGCTACAG ATAGTTATTGAGACCCATGGGGAAGGTGTGGTGGAGTCGCTGGTACCCATCTTTGTGTGGATCCTGGAGGGGCTGGCCAGCTGCAAAGCCCAGctgagagacagggaggaggaggtagagagagaacGAGCTGAGCGGGAAGAGCTGCTGGAGAGATACAAAGCAGAGAAATCACTCAGGAAAGAAAGTCAAGAG aggtATCTGGAGCTGGATGACCAAACTGaacaagagaggagagccatgagggggagggaaaaggagagagagcggCGAGGGAGAGAGCTAGAGAAGAAAGCGAGAGAGCAGGCCGATCATT tgaTGGCCTTGGAGGAGCAGAAGGTACATCTGAATAGAGAACTGAGCACCCTGAGGCTTACTCACAACAAG CTGGCTCACACATATCGGGAACTTTTGGAAAAGAGAAAGGATTCTGAGAGAGATTCTTCTTTAAG GAGCCATGTGGGTCTCAAGAATAATGATTTTTCATCCAACCAAGTCTTGTCAGAATCCCATGTAAATGAAAAG ATGATACAAAGACCACATTCTCTTTCTGGTCCCCCCTGTTTGGAAGACGTAGTAGCCAAGAAAGGAAAGGCAATTGACATTGCACTAAAGCCCTCCACAGATTCGTTTATCAATGACATCATAAGCACCACTCCTGAGCTGAGGCAATTTCATAGCAGTGGGAATGCAAG CACCCCAGTGAGACCAAACACCAAATATCCACAGAGAGATGAGTGGAAGACCAGCGTGGAGGACGAGATAAGGCACGTGGAGGAGAACGAGCGCAAAGAAGAAGAGGTgcaaggaggagagaggcaggagaaagacaaggaggaggaggtggaggtggaggaagatgATAGTCTGGAGTTCAAGCTGCGCAACAATGACTCTGTGTTCTCTGAGCTGTCAGAGCTGAGTCTGGATTATGTGGAGAGTGTAGACCAAGGGGCCAGTGTCAGAG GCAGTGCAGACCAGTATGAGGAGATTCTTTCTCAGTATGAGGAACTGAAAGTCACCCA tGAGTTAGTAGACTCTGCCCGTAAGGCTTTGATATCTCGGGTGGTGGAGCTCACTGATGACCGTTCAGCTCTTCAACTGGAGGTGACCTCTCTTGAGGAAACCGCCTCACGATTAGAggggaggatgaaggagaaggaggaggaaactAAGAG ACTTCGAAAAGAACTGGAAACTTGCCAGTCTGAGGATCCTGAT GCCTCTCTACCCACATCCATGCGCCCCTTCTCTCGCTCTGAAATGGCTCGTGTGGTCATGGAGAAGAACCAATACAAGCAGCGTCTGTTTGAGCTGCAGGAAGCTGTAAGACGTAGTCAGACACTCAG agcaacAAAGGATGAGAGGTTAACAGAAGACAAAAGGTCAAGTGTTTGGAGAAA gttcaaCAGCTTGTTTGGCCTGTCCAAGGTACCCCTAATCCCACGTCCTGTCTCTGCATTTGCTCTGCCAACTTCTCCATCACTCAGTCGCTCTCCCCTGGGATCTCCACAACTACCGGCTGTCAGTCAAACTCATGCTGA ATCTgcttctcctgctgctctctctcctcgtgTCAGGAGGCGAGAACTCTACAGAGAAATTCGCTCCCACATTTGGGGATCACTCGGAAAACGGCAGATGCACGGCTGGAGCACACCGCTGGCAAACACACag GAATCGCATGAACCTGTGCCAGAGCCTAAGAACGTGCCTGTTCTAATGCAGCTCAGACTGCTGGATCAAAGGGACTCCACAGCTAAG CTGAACTGTGCGGTTGCAGTCACACCTGAGATCTCAGGAGAGGCCACA TGTTCTGTGTGGGTAGTTTCTGGCCCTGCCTCCTGCACTGATATTACAGTGATTGATCCAGCACGGTCCAACACAGTACTGGATCAGTTCTGCCTCCCTCCCACAGCTCCTGCTCTCTGCATCTGTGCTGTGCCTCCTATAG GTGACACTGCAGGAACTGTGTGGATCGGAACTCAGGAAGGAAG TATACTGGTACACTCAGCCTTTGCTGGCAGGAGGCGCTGTCTGCAGTCCGTTTCTCTCTCAGAAGGTGTTCATTCGCTCAT GCATTCTCAGGATCAAGTCATAGCTGGTTTAGCTGATGGGACTTTAGCATTTTTCTCACACAGTTCAg GTGGCTGGAATCTACAGTCACACTATGTGATGCCTCTTGGAACAAAACCTCTGCAGCCCATTCGCTGCTGCCTAGCAAAAGGTGGCCGCTTGTGGGTGGGATATTGGAACAAAGTCCATGTGGTTGACGTTGTCAGCAAGAAGGTTGAG CAAACATTCTCAGTCTCTGAACGCAGTGAGCAGCAGGTCCGTTTCCTGTGTGCTGGTGGAAGTGGTGTTTGGACATCCTGCCGACTTGACCCGATCCTCAGACTGTTTGACTGGTCCACAGGACGGCCGCTACAGGAAGTCGATTTTAGTGCTTTGGTCACTAAAACATTAG GCCAGGCCTTCCTGACACTGTCACCTCTCCAGATCTCGTCTCTCACAGTCATCTCTGGTCGTCTGTGGGTGGGCACAGGAGGTGGTGCCATTTTCTCCATCCCATTATCCATAA CATCAGAGGCTGTTTCCATCCCATATTGCTCCATTTCATCAGCCCAGCTGTGTTACCATGGACATAGACAAGCTGTCAGGTTCATCATTGCCGCACCTG GTTGTTTGATCATCCCTCCTGGCAGCATCAATGTCACTTCCTCTCAGCTTATCCTCAGTGGAGGAGAGGGCTACGTCAACTTCCGAATCG GAGACGATGCAAATGAGGGATCTGTTGAGTTGTCCCAAGATACAACTCAGCGGTCTGAACGCAGTCAAATGATCATCTGGCAGAATCCCACCCCCTCTATGCCCAGCCCTGCCCTCTGA
- the si:dkey-17m8.1 gene encoding C-Jun-amino-terminal kinase-interacting protein 4 isoform X2 codes for MEYSERVLCGTGEVELDPNIVSEEAGKLYSELQIVIETHGEGVVESLVPIFVWILEGLASCKAQLRDREEEVERERAEREELLERYKAEKSLRKESQERYLELDDQTEQERRAMRGREKERERRGRELEKKAREQADHLMALEEQKVHLNRELSTLRLTHNKLAHTYRELLEKRKDSERDSSLRSHVGLKNNDFSSNQVLSESHVNEKMIQRPHSLSGPPCLEDVVAKKGKAIDIALKPSTDSFINDIISTTPELRQFHSSGNASTPVRPNTKYPQRDEWKTSVEDEIRHVEENERKEEEVQGGERQEKDKEEEVEVEEDDSLEFKLRNNDSVFSELSELSLDYVESVDQGASVRGSADQYEEILSQYEELKVTHELVDSARKALISRVVELTDDRSALQLEVTSLEETASRLEGRMKEKEEETKRLRKELETCQSEDPDASLPTSMRPFSRSEMARVVMEKNQYKQRLFELQEAVRRSQTLRATKDERLTEDKRSSVWRKFNSLFGLSKVPLIPRPVSAFALPTSPSLSRSPLGSPQLPAVSQTHAERRELYREIRSHIWGSLGKRQMHGWSTPLANTQESHEPVPEPKNVPVLMQLRLLDQRDSTAKLNCAVAVTPEISGEATCSVWVVSGPASCTDITVIDPARSNTVLDQFCLPPTAPALCICAVPPIGDTAGTVWIGTQEGSILVHSAFAGRRRCLQSVSLSEGVHSLMHSQDQVIAGLADGTLAFFSHSSGGWNLQSHYVMPLGTKPLQPIRCCLAKGGRLWVGYWNKVHVVDVVSKKVEQTFSVSERSEQQVRFLCAGGSGVWTSCRLDPILRLFDWSTGRPLQEVDFSALVTKTLGQAFLTLSPLQISSLTVISGRLWVGTGGGAIFSIPLSITSEAVSIPYCSISSAQLCYHGHRQAVRFIIAAPGCLIIPPGSINVTSSQLILSGGEGYVNFRIGDDANEGSVELSQDTTQRSERSQMIIWQNPTPSMPSPAL; via the exons ATGGAGTACAGTGAGAGAGTTCTTTGTGGGACAGGGGAGGTGGAGCTGGACCCCAACATCGTGAGTGAAGAGGCAGGGAAACTGTATTCAGAGCTACAG ATAGTTATTGAGACCCATGGGGAAGGTGTGGTGGAGTCGCTGGTACCCATCTTTGTGTGGATCCTGGAGGGGCTGGCCAGCTGCAAAGCCCAGctgagagacagggaggaggaggtagagagagaacGAGCTGAGCGGGAAGAGCTGCTGGAGAGATACAAAGCAGAGAAATCACTCAGGAAAGAAAGTCAAGAG aggtATCTGGAGCTGGATGACCAAACTGaacaagagaggagagccatgagggggagggaaaaggagagagagcggCGAGGGAGAGAGCTAGAGAAGAAAGCGAGAGAGCAGGCCGATCATT tgaTGGCCTTGGAGGAGCAGAAGGTACATCTGAATAGAGAACTGAGCACCCTGAGGCTTACTCACAACAAG CTGGCTCACACATATCGGGAACTTTTGGAAAAGAGAAAGGATTCTGAGAGAGATTCTTCTTTAAG GAGCCATGTGGGTCTCAAGAATAATGATTTTTCATCCAACCAAGTCTTGTCAGAATCCCATGTAAATGAAAAG ATGATACAAAGACCACATTCTCTTTCTGGTCCCCCCTGTTTGGAAGACGTAGTAGCCAAGAAAGGAAAGGCAATTGACATTGCACTAAAGCCCTCCACAGATTCGTTTATCAATGACATCATAAGCACCACTCCTGAGCTGAGGCAATTTCATAGCAGTGGGAATGCAAG CACCCCAGTGAGACCAAACACCAAATATCCACAGAGAGATGAGTGGAAGACCAGCGTGGAGGACGAGATAAGGCACGTGGAGGAGAACGAGCGCAAAGAAGAAGAGGTgcaaggaggagagaggcaggagaaagacaaggaggaggaggtggaggtggaggaagatgATAGTCTGGAGTTCAAGCTGCGCAACAATGACTCTGTGTTCTCTGAGCTGTCAGAGCTGAGTCTGGATTATGTGGAGAGTGTAGACCAAGGGGCCAGTGTCAGAG GCAGTGCAGACCAGTATGAGGAGATTCTTTCTCAGTATGAGGAACTGAAAGTCACCCA tGAGTTAGTAGACTCTGCCCGTAAGGCTTTGATATCTCGGGTGGTGGAGCTCACTGATGACCGTTCAGCTCTTCAACTGGAGGTGACCTCTCTTGAGGAAACCGCCTCACGATTAGAggggaggatgaaggagaaggaggaggaaactAAGAG ACTTCGAAAAGAACTGGAAACTTGCCAGTCTGAGGATCCTGAT GCCTCTCTACCCACATCCATGCGCCCCTTCTCTCGCTCTGAAATGGCTCGTGTGGTCATGGAGAAGAACCAATACAAGCAGCGTCTGTTTGAGCTGCAGGAAGCTGTAAGACGTAGTCAGACACTCAG agcaacAAAGGATGAGAGGTTAACAGAAGACAAAAGGTCAAGTGTTTGGAGAAA gttcaaCAGCTTGTTTGGCCTGTCCAAGGTACCCCTAATCCCACGTCCTGTCTCTGCATTTGCTCTGCCAACTTCTCCATCACTCAGTCGCTCTCCCCTGGGATCTCCACAACTACCGGCTGTCAGTCAAACTCATGCTGA GAGGCGAGAACTCTACAGAGAAATTCGCTCCCACATTTGGGGATCACTCGGAAAACGGCAGATGCACGGCTGGAGCACACCGCTGGCAAACACACag GAATCGCATGAACCTGTGCCAGAGCCTAAGAACGTGCCTGTTCTAATGCAGCTCAGACTGCTGGATCAAAGGGACTCCACAGCTAAG CTGAACTGTGCGGTTGCAGTCACACCTGAGATCTCAGGAGAGGCCACA TGTTCTGTGTGGGTAGTTTCTGGCCCTGCCTCCTGCACTGATATTACAGTGATTGATCCAGCACGGTCCAACACAGTACTGGATCAGTTCTGCCTCCCTCCCACAGCTCCTGCTCTCTGCATCTGTGCTGTGCCTCCTATAG GTGACACTGCAGGAACTGTGTGGATCGGAACTCAGGAAGGAAG TATACTGGTACACTCAGCCTTTGCTGGCAGGAGGCGCTGTCTGCAGTCCGTTTCTCTCTCAGAAGGTGTTCATTCGCTCAT GCATTCTCAGGATCAAGTCATAGCTGGTTTAGCTGATGGGACTTTAGCATTTTTCTCACACAGTTCAg GTGGCTGGAATCTACAGTCACACTATGTGATGCCTCTTGGAACAAAACCTCTGCAGCCCATTCGCTGCTGCCTAGCAAAAGGTGGCCGCTTGTGGGTGGGATATTGGAACAAAGTCCATGTGGTTGACGTTGTCAGCAAGAAGGTTGAG CAAACATTCTCAGTCTCTGAACGCAGTGAGCAGCAGGTCCGTTTCCTGTGTGCTGGTGGAAGTGGTGTTTGGACATCCTGCCGACTTGACCCGATCCTCAGACTGTTTGACTGGTCCACAGGACGGCCGCTACAGGAAGTCGATTTTAGTGCTTTGGTCACTAAAACATTAG GCCAGGCCTTCCTGACACTGTCACCTCTCCAGATCTCGTCTCTCACAGTCATCTCTGGTCGTCTGTGGGTGGGCACAGGAGGTGGTGCCATTTTCTCCATCCCATTATCCATAA CATCAGAGGCTGTTTCCATCCCATATTGCTCCATTTCATCAGCCCAGCTGTGTTACCATGGACATAGACAAGCTGTCAGGTTCATCATTGCCGCACCTG GTTGTTTGATCATCCCTCCTGGCAGCATCAATGTCACTTCCTCTCAGCTTATCCTCAGTGGAGGAGAGGGCTACGTCAACTTCCGAATCG GAGACGATGCAAATGAGGGATCTGTTGAGTTGTCCCAAGATACAACTCAGCGGTCTGAACGCAGTCAAATGATCATCTGGCAGAATCCCACCCCCTCTATGCCCAGCCCTGCCCTCTGA
- the LOC129109299 gene encoding transmembrane protein 100-like, with translation MTTKMETLDPSTLTEVTSTVTYDPKSETVTLPGGVVSVAGITVVTGGVELSCGSCMLAFGFWGTLIGFSCIAVGLWDVLNRSKGGTSHLLGLGFVILTISFVTVGSVVAFYLLTKKKREMTREQREDGKEVLVESGRDGP, from the exons ATGACAACCAAGATGGAAACACTTGATCCTTCAACTCTAACAGAAGTCACTTCTACTGTCACCTACGACCCTAAATCTGAGACAGTGACCTTACCGGGAGGGGTCGTCTCGGTGGCGGGCATCACCGTGGTTACCGGGGGTGTTGAGCTGTCTTGTGGATCCTGTATGCTGGCCTTTGGTTTTTGGGGAACTCTTATCGGCTTCAGTTGTATAGCTGTGGGGCTGTGGGACGTGCTGAACAGGTCCAAAGGAGGAACCTCTCACTTACTGGGACTGGGATTTGTGATTCTGACCATCAGTTTTGTGACGGTGGGAAGTGTGGTGGCATTTTACCTCCtgacgaagaagaagagagagatgaccagagagcagagagaggacgGAAAAGAAGTTCTTGTAGAGAGTGGGAGG GATGGACCCTAA
- the LOC129109413 gene encoding visinin-like isoform X2, with translation MGNTTSSAMSKEILEDLKLSTKFTETEISQWYENFQKQCPTGRITPEEFEQIYSRFFPDSDAKSYARHVFRSFDTNDDGTLDFKEYIIALHMTSTGKTTRKLEWAFSLFDVDKNGYINKTEVTEICQAIFKLIPKEEQCKLPEDESTPEKRANKLWSYFEKKDNERLAEGEFIKGVIENENAMRLIHYDEPQKLKEKKWQKQHCVYEDEFKERGR, from the exons ATGGGAAATACTACCAGTAGCGCAATGTCGAAGGAGATCCTGGAGGACCTCAAGCTCAGCACCAAATTCACTGAAACTGAGATCTCCCAGTGGTACGAGAACTTTCAGAAGCAGTGCCCGACGGGACGCATTACACCAGAAGAGTTTGAGCAAATCTACTCCCGCTTCTTCCCTGACAGCGATGCCAAGAGCTATGCACGACATGTGTTCCGCTCCTTTGACACCAATGACGATGGCACTTTGGACTTCAAGGAGTACATCATCGCTCTGCACATGACCTCCACTGGGAAGACGACACGGAAACTGGAGTGGGCCTTCTCGCTGTTTGATGTAGACAAGAACGGATACATAAACAAGACAGAGGTGACGGAGATCTGCCAG gCCATATTTAAGCTGATCCCCAAGGAGGAGCAGTGCAAGCTACCAGAGGATGAGAGCACACCCGAGAAAAGAGCCAACAAGCTGTGGTCGTACTTCGAAAAGAAAGACAACG AGCGACTGGCTGAAGGAGAGTTCATCAAAGGAGTGATTGAAAATGAGAATGCAATGCGTCTTATCCACTATG ATGAACCCC aaaaactgaaagaaaaaaaatggcaaaaacaacattgtgtCTATGAGGATGAATTTAAGGAAAGGGGGAGGTGA
- the LOC129109413 gene encoding visinin-like isoform X1: MGNTTSSAMSKEILEDLKLSTKFTETEISQWYENFQKQCPTGRITPEEFEQIYSRFFPDSDAKSYARHVFRSFDTNDDGTLDFKEYIIALHMTSTGKTTRKLEWAFSLFDVDKNGYINKTEVTEICQAIFKLIPKEEQCKLPEDESTPEKRANKLWSYFEKKDNERLAEGEFIKGVIENENAMRLIHYDFPTSLKVKVKEKEKQDLFAHIDPSPPR; this comes from the exons ATGGGAAATACTACCAGTAGCGCAATGTCGAAGGAGATCCTGGAGGACCTCAAGCTCAGCACCAAATTCACTGAAACTGAGATCTCCCAGTGGTACGAGAACTTTCAGAAGCAGTGCCCGACGGGACGCATTACACCAGAAGAGTTTGAGCAAATCTACTCCCGCTTCTTCCCTGACAGCGATGCCAAGAGCTATGCACGACATGTGTTCCGCTCCTTTGACACCAATGACGATGGCACTTTGGACTTCAAGGAGTACATCATCGCTCTGCACATGACCTCCACTGGGAAGACGACACGGAAACTGGAGTGGGCCTTCTCGCTGTTTGATGTAGACAAGAACGGATACATAAACAAGACAGAGGTGACGGAGATCTGCCAG gCCATATTTAAGCTGATCCCCAAGGAGGAGCAGTGCAAGCTACCAGAGGATGAGAGCACACCCGAGAAAAGAGCCAACAAGCTGTGGTCGTACTTCGAAAAGAAAGACAACG AGCGACTGGCTGAAGGAGAGTTCATCAAAGGAGTGATTGAAAATGAGAATGCAATGCGTCTTATCCACTATG ATTTCCCAACTTcactgaaagtgaaagtgaaagaaaaagaaaaacaggatcTGTTTGCTCACATTGATCCGTCTCCACCACGGTGA
- the si:ch211-149k23.9 gene encoding germ cell-specific gene 1-like protein: MLECMSRRSRSLLSLTLTSLALALSILALCTSYWCEGTHKVVKPLCLSPVKMKNCGQNNSEPYTTESPTQNPFNRTLSPARRDELAKIRQRQLANAVQYIWETGEDKFAFRYFHTGFWESCEKHSDGEKCRSFIELTPGETQGVLWLSVISEFTYIGLLGMGFLLMWLEVLCSKKEMHSLKINAYAAICTVLSGLLGMVAHMMYTTVFQMTVIVGPKDWRPQSWDYGWSFALAWVSFSCCMGAAVVTLNSYTKTIIELRRKQRLRLEEARAATHAPSYDEVVPGGGLYSVSGLLQCPDGMIDVAWAPNGSVVGVGNGDVPTLVLVGGCGPEGCEDCEREMDEMDEAMDRVDSPC; encoded by the exons ATGCTGGAGTGTATGTCCCGTCGATCTCGTTCCCTGCTCTCCCTGACCTTGACCTCTCTGGCTCTGGCCCTCTCCATCCTGGCTCTCTGCACCTCTTACTGGTGTGAGGGCACCCACAAGGTGGTGAAGCCACTCTGCCTGTCACCCGTCAAAATGAAGAACTGCGGTCAGAACAACAGCGAGCCTTACACCACAG AGAGTCCCACCCAGAACCCCTTCAACCGCACACTGTCTCCAGCCAGGAGGGACGAGCTGGCCAAGATCAGACAGAGGCAGCTGGCCAACGCAGTTCAGTACATCTGGGAGACGGGAGAAGACAAGTTTGCTTTTCGATACTTCCACACTGGTTTCTGGGAAAGCTGTGAGAAACACAGCGATG GGGAGAAATGTCGAAGCTTTATAGAGTTAACACCTGGAGAAACACAAg GTGTGCTCTGGCTCTCAGTCATTTCAGAGTTTACGTACATCGGTCTGCTGGGGATGGGCTTCTTACTGATGTGGCTGGAAGTCTTGTGTTCCAAGAAAGAGATGCACTCGCTAAAAATTAATGCCTATGCAGCTATATGTACTGTGTTATCAG GTCTTCTTGGGATGGTGGCCCACATGATGTACACCACAGTGTTTCAGATGACAGTCATTGTGGGCCCGAAGGACTGGAGGCCTCAGTCCTGGGACTACGGCTGGTCTTTTGC TCTTGCCTGGGTGTCCTTCAGTTGCTGtatgggggcggctgtggtcaCGCTCAACTCCTACACAAAGACCATCATCGAGCTCCGCCGCAAACAGAGGCTCCGTTTGGAGGAAGCGAGAGCCGCCACTCATGCTCCTTCCTATGATGAGGTCGTTCCAGGAGGCGGGCTCTACTCCGTCAGCGGCCTGTTGCAGTGTCCAGACGGCATGATCGACGTGGCGTGGGCCCCGAATGGCAGTGTGGTTGGAGTGGGAAATGGGGATGTACCAACGCTTGTTTTGGTAGGAGGCTGTGGCCCTGAGGGGTGTGAagactgtgagagagagatggatgagatGGACGAGGCCATGGACCGAGTTGATTCACCTTGTTAG